The following proteins are encoded in a genomic region of Sparus aurata chromosome 11, fSpaAur1.1, whole genome shotgun sequence:
- the xxylt1 gene encoding xyloside xylosyltransferase 1: protein MGILRLVARIMGRISTFRSYQFVLLLAAALAVVAFYYFGSERQNFSSTTKRIKQSQASHNTNRNDADLTVDTGLSQPAGSEEQGGEEQRNVGGESEGFGSKTGDGDDGVRRYHALMMFTKVDKSRSLQDKFRVAMLSMVKHGRFLEREVLVLHFVSDPASKDVGERMLQEFLLDATFRYEVLFHDVVALTQKLFPIVEAMQKHFSAGSGAYYSDAIFFLSVAMHHIMPEGLTRIVQLDLDLKYRTNIRDLFQEFDRFSPGAVIGITREMQPVYRHTFWQYRKENPQTRVGEPPPDGLPGFNSGVMLLDLGAMRASALYNQLLEPGNVAKLADQYRFRGHLGDQDFFTMIGMEHPELFYSLTCGWNRQLCTWWRDHGYGDVFQLYYRCGGPVYIYHGNCNSPIPDD from the exons ATGGGCATCCTCAGACTGGTAGCCAGAATCATGGGTAGGATCAGTACTTTCAGGTCCTATCAGTTTGTGCTTCTCCTGGCTGCTGCACTCGCTGTTGTAGCCTTTTACTACTTTGGCTCAGAGCGGCAGAACTTCTCCAGCACCACAAAGAGGATCAAGCAGAGCCAGGCCAGCCACAACACCAACAGGAATGATGCAGACCTGACCGTGGACACTGGGCTCTCACAGCCCGCTGGATCTGAGGAGCAAGGAGGAGAAGAGCAGCGCAATGTGGGCGGAGAAAGCGAGGGGTTTGGGTCCAAGACAGGGGACGGTGACGACGGTGTCCGTCGCTACCACGCACTCATGATGTTCACCAAGGTGGACAAGAGCCGCAGCCTGCAGGACAAGTTCAGGGTGGCCATGTTGTCTATGGTTAAACACGGACGTTTCCTGGAAAGAGAGGTGTTGGTGCTACATTTTGTGAGCGACCCAGCCAGCAAAGACGTGGGAGAGAGGATGCTGCAGGAGTTTCTCCTTGATGCAACGTTTAGATATGAG GTGTTGTTCCATGACGTGGTGGCTCTAACACAGAAGCTGTTCCCCATCGTGGAGGCCATGCAGAAGCACTTCAGCGCTGGCTCTGGGGCGTACTACAGTGACGCCATCTTCTTCCTGTCTGTTGCCATGCATCACATAATGCCTGAAG GTCTGACGCGCATTGTGCAACTTGACCTGGATCTGAAATACAGGACCAACATCAGGGACCTTTTCCAAGAATTTGACCGGTTTTCTCCAGGAGCCGTGATAGGCATCACCAGAGAGATGCAGCCAGTCTACAG ACACACCTTCTGGCAGTATCGCAAGGAGAACCCTCAGACCAGAGTTGGTGAACCTCCTCCCGACGGCCTCCCAGGCTTCAACAGCGGCGTGATGTTATTAGACCTCGGTGCTATGAGGGCCTCAGCCCTCTACAACCAACTGTTGGAGCCCGGCAATGTGGCCAAACTAGCAGACCAGTATCGCTTCAGGGGCCACCTGGGCGACCAGGACTTCTTCACCATGATCGGCATGGAGCATCCTGAACTGTTTTATTCCCTCACCTGTGGCTGGAACCGGCAGCTGTGCACCTGGTGGAGGGACCATGGATATGGAGACGTGTTTCAGCTGTATTATCGTTGTGGTGGGCCAGTCTATATCTACCATGGGAACTGTAACTCCCCCATACCAGATGACTGA